The sequence TATCGGAATTGACCTTCTCTTTTATAAAAAGATAAAAGAATGGCTTAAGAAAAAATTTGGAAAGACAGAAGAGACAGAAAATCTCCCGTAACAAAAGCCGAACTAGAGGGTTACTAGTGAGGCTATAGCATCCCCTTCGCGTAATTTCATAATGCGCACTCCTTGCGTCTGTCTTCCAAGAGATGGGATTCCTTCAATATCGGTTCGAATAACTTGGCTTTTCTTCGAAATGGCTACAATTTCTGTTTCTTCTGGAGTGGTTACGCGAGAGGCAATGAGCGCACCAGTTTTGGGCGTAATTTTTGCAGTCTTAATTCCCGACCCTCCTCGTTTTTGAATTTTATATTCCTTAAGCGGAGTTCTTTTTCCGTAGCCATTTGCAGTAATACCAAGAAGCATCGTATCTTTCGCTTCGGCTGTAATAACTTCTGCAGCAATCACAGCATCGCCTTTTGAAAGCTTCATTACCCGTACTCCCGCCGCATTTCTTCCCATCACGCGCACATCAGATTCTTTAAATCGAATCGATTGGCCTTTTGACGTAGTAATAATCGCGGTTTGATTCTTATCAACAAATGAAGCTGAAATGAGCTCATCCTTTTCATCAAGTTTGATAGCGATAAGACCGCTTCGTCGAACTTCAACAAAATTTTCCGCGGTTACTTTCTTTCCAGTTCCCTCTTTCGTAACCATAAGAATCGAAAGATTTTCCTGTTTCTTAATATCCTTCGACATCGGCAAAACAGAAGTCACCTTTTCATCCGGAGCAAGTGAAAGGAAATTGATGATCGCTTTTCCTTTTGTCGCGCGTTTGCCCTCAGGAATTTCGTACATCTTTATCTGGTAGGCCTTTCCTTTATCGGTAAAGAAAAGAAGGTCATTATGAGTAGACGTTGTGAGAAATGTCGTAATAAAATCTTCTTCTTTGGTATCAAGATCCACAACGCCAACCCCTCCGCGTTTCTGTTTTCGATATTCATCGGGCGAAGTTCGCTTTACATATCCGCCAGCAGTCAACACAAGCATGCTTTCCGTATCTGGGATCAAATCTTCCGCAGAGAATGATTTTGGATCGTGTTTAATGAGCTTGGTTCGGCGGTCATCTCCATATTTTGCGGAAATTTCTTTGAGCTCATTTTTGATGATAGTGAGAATTCGGCTTGCACTCTTTAAAATATCTTTCAAATCTTTAATAGTCTCCTGGACAGCTTTGAGCTCGTCTTCGATCTTCTTTCGTTCAAGTCCGGCAAGACGCTGAAGTTTCATGTCCAAAATAGCGGTGGCCTGAATTTCGGAAAACTTATACTCTTTCATCAAATTCGCGTGCGCGGTCGGAGTATCGGCAGACTTTTTGATGAGCTTGATGATCGCATCGATATGATCGAGCGCCTTTGAAAGTCCGAGGAGAATATGCTCGCGTGCTTCAGCTTGTCGTAAATCAAATTCCGTTCTTCGGCGGACGATGAGTTTTCGGTGTGTAATAAATTCCTCAAGAATTGCCTTGAGAGAAAGTGTCTGCGGAACACCGTGGACAAGCGCGACGGTATTGAAATGGAAAGTATCTTCGAGCTGGGTATGCTTGTAAATAAAGTTCAAAACTTTTTCCGGATAAGCACCCTGCTTGATATCAACGACAATGCGAATATCTTTTGCAGATTCATCGCGAAGGCCCTTCACTCCCTCGAGCTTTTTCTCGCGAACCAAATCCGCAATTTTGATAATCAGTTCGGCCTTGTTCACCCGATATGGAATTGAAGTAATGATGATTTGAAATGCGCCCTGTTTGGTCTCTACAATTTCCGCTTCGCCTCGGCAGACAATCGGACCTTTTCCGTTTGCATAGGCATGCTGAATATCTTTCCAGCCGAAGATAAGTCCGCCCGTTGGAAAGTCCGGCCCTTTTACAAATTGAAGCAAATCCTCAGTCGTCGCGTCAGAATTCTCAATGAGGTGCACAGTTGCATCAACAACCTCGCGAAGATTATGCGGAGCGATGTTTGTTGCCATACCAACGGCGATGCCAAGTGTTCCATTCAATAATAGATTTGGAACTGCAGCTGGAAGTACGGCCGGCTCTTTCTTTGAACCATCGTAGTTTGGCCGCCACTCGACAGTTTCCTTTTCAATATCTCGAAGAAGCTCGCTTGAAATGCGGGACATTTTTGCTTCGGTATATCGGTATGCTGCAGCACCGTCTCCGTCGATCGAACCGAAGTTTCCCTGGCCGATAATGAGCGGATAACGGAAGGAAAAAGTCTGCGCCATTTTCACCATCGCTTCATATACGGACGCATCTCCATGTGGGTGGTAACTACCGAGCACCTCTCCGACTACCGTTGCGGATTTTTTAAATTTTGCGGAAGCAGTTAGCCCTTTCTCATGCATCGCAAAAAGAATTCTGCGGTGCACAGGCTTGAGTCCATCACGCACATCAGGAAGAGCACGAGAAGTGATCACCGACATCGCGTAGTCGAGATACGAGTCTTTCATCTCGGTCACGATGCCTCGCGAGACAACGTTTTGATGCGCTTTTGCAGGGTCTTTTGGCTCTTTTTCTTCAGGCATTATGGGGATAATTATAGCATTTTTAATGCTCGCCCGCAATAAATTTTTGTGTCTAAAAACACAAAAATTTATTGCGGCTTGCGAGCATTAACCCCGCCCCAACCCAGGGCGAGAGCGCGTGCCGAATAGGCACATCCCTCATGGGGCGAAGCGCGAGCCCGTGTGACCTTTTGGGGCTGGGGCCCGAGCTAAAAACCAAGCGTTTTTTTCAGCGAAGAATATTGGTTGCCAATGTTTTCTAATGCTTTTCCAGTCGCACTTTTTAACTGTTCAAACGGAGGAGTTGCGAGAGATGCCGCTTGATTATCAGGCGCCGGAGTATTTCCTCCCCGAGGCAAAATCCACCACGCCAAAACAAAAATAAGCGTCAACACAGTAGAACTCACCCAGAGAATAATTCTTCTCTGTCGTTCAGGTTTATTTCGTATTTTTTCAATCCAATCCATGTTTGACAGCGTATAGCGTCAAGCGTCGAGGAAAATGCGTTTGAATTTACTAAACGCTACCCGCTACGCGCTCGGCGCTGTTAAAACCGCGATCTCCCCTTCCTTCCCTTCCAAATCTTTTTTCTTGAGCGTTAATTTTTCTTCGGGCTTAGCGTTTTCTTCTCCTTCTTCTTTCAAAAATGCTTTGAACGCATTTGCTTTCCCCACCATTCCGTAATGCATCGGGATAATAAGTTTCGGCTCAAGGTTCACAGCAAGCTTGTGCGCGCCAGCAGAATCCAAAACTCCTTCTCCGCCGATCGGTATAAAGAGAATATCAATGTCTTCGATCGCCTCCGTGATTTCTTTCGGAATATCTACTGTGTCGAGTGCCCCGAGAAAAAGCATATTCATGGAATCAAACGAAACGAGATAGACAGTATTAATAATTTCTTTTCCTCCCGAAATCGAATAGTGCGAAGGTGAAGCGAAACCTTTTATGAAAACTCCTTTTGTTTCGTATTCTCCGGGACCAGAGATCACAAGCGGTTTTTTGTCGCCAAATTCCATCTGCTCAACACCGTTCATGTCTGGGTGATTGGTCGTCACAAGCACAGCATCGGCGCCAAAGCGAGCTCCTTTGTGTTTGGAATCCTTGGAAATAGGGTTGATTGCGAGCGTAATATCTCCTTGCTGAATTTTGAAAAATTCGAGGCCTTGGTACGTGATTATCATGAAAATGAGTATACCACGGCCTTAAAGAATGTCTAAAAAGTTCTTGAAACAGGCCATGAAATAAGACTCAATTTAACTTGACAAAAAAACTGTATATGGTAAGATAGTACCACAGCGTCAACTACTGGGGTTGACACTGAGAAGGGGTGCGGCGGCTTCTGTCATCAACAGGAAGCGTAACAGCGGTTCTCAATCAGTCGATGGGAGTCGCCGCATCACATTAAGTTCTTTTTAATATTTCCAGTGCTGGTGGGGATCAATAGTTGCCCACAAAGTCCGGGAGTTTCTCCCATGGGGCGATTGCGGTCGCCTCTGACATAACGGCCAATGACGGCCATTGGGGTAACACTCGCCAGCACACCATCCGACAACGATAGCCTGTGAGATAAGAGGGAACGAACTTCGTCTATTCCCCCTTTAAGCAGACTGCCAAATTGTTGCCGGACACAAACAGGCCATTCATTCCTAAGCGCTCTCTGATTTTTTTATCAGAGATCGCGATAAAGAAAGAATGGCCTTTCTCGTTTTTATGTATTAAAACTTTGACTTTTTCATGCTTTTCCGTATACTAACCCCTGCCTGTTCATCATCTATAGATGGATTCAAGGCATTACTAATTACGTTAAAAGTTAACCCGGTTTGCTCGACAGTTACGAAATGAGCATTCTGACCTTTTAATTCATAATTCATGGCATTAAAGAACACTCTCATGTCCGCCATCGGGATGGACACGAAGAAGAAATCTGCTCCAAAAGCAGATGACGCAGTTGAGGTAAAGGATGCAAAGGCGGGCGACGCTCATCCAGTCGAAAAGAAAAAGGACAGCATCATGTCCAAGTTTTTGAATGAGACGAAAAATCCTCCGGTCGCTGGAGATCTCGTCGAAGGTACTGTTTTGGCGCTTGATAAGACAGGCGTCTATATTGACCTGCCTCCGTACGGCACAGGAATTATTTTCGGAAGAGAATATTTGACCGCTCGCGACATTATCAAAAAGATAAATGTCGGAGATTCGATCACGGCAAAAGTTGTTGATACCGAAAATCCTCTCGGTTACATCGAACTCTCTCTCAAGGAGGCTCGAACGGCGCTCATTTGGACACAGGCAGAGGAAGCGATCCGAGACAAAACAATTCTCGAGCTTCCTGTCAAAGAAGCGAACAAAGGAGGACTTATTCTCGAATGGCAAGGCATTCAGGGATTTTTGCCTGCTTCACAATTGAAAGCGGAGCACTACCCTCGCGTATCTGAAGGAGACAAGGACAAGATCCTTGAAGAGCTTCGAAAGCTTGTCGGTCAGAAAATTGCTGTTGCGATCATCGCCGCTACTCCGAAAGAGAACAAGCTCATCTTCTCTGAAAAGAATCATGAAGAAAAAGATAAAGGAAAGATTATCGAGAAATACAAAGTCGGAGATGAGGTGGAAGGCACTGTTACCGGCATCGTTGATTTCGGAATCTTCGTGAAAGTTGAGGAAGGACTTGAAGGACTCGTGCATATTTCAGAAATTGACTGGGCGCTTGTCGAGGATCCAAAGCAGTACTTCAAGATAAACGACCGTGTCCGAACAAAGATCATTGAAATTAAAGACGGCAAAATTTCCCTCTCTGTTAAAGCTTTGAAACCAAATCCTTGGATCGAAGCTTCGAAGAAATACAAGAAAGATGATGTTGTGAAAGGCGTTGTCATCAAATTCAACAAGCACGGCGCGCTCGCTTCTATAGAAGAAGGGGTTGCAGGTCTTGTGCACGTCTCCGAATTTGGAGGCGAAGCGAAGCTTCGAGAGAAACTCGAGCTCGGCAAGACCTACTCATTCAAGATCAATCTGTTTGATCCGAAAGAGCAGAAGATGGCGTTGTCGTTTGTAGATAAAAAGTAAAATTCGATCGAAAAAGAAAAAACTGCCCTAGGGCAGTTTTTTCTTTGACTTTCTATATCGAAGGAGACTATAGTAGGAAAAGCGTCAGTTCACCCAAGCGAGAAAGGATAACCCGCATGGAAAGCTCTTCACCGCCTCCCTCTCAAACGGGAGAAAGGCCGGACCCGACATCAATAGCAGGAATACGATTGGCGGCTCGGGAAGCATTGCTCCAGCCACAGTGGGGAGGGAAATTCCCCGATTTCATGTCCGGCCGTGACCGGATCGTAAGCATTCGCTGCGTAGCGATCGTAAACATGGGAGACTACAAAGTCCCCATACTGAAGATAAGGCAGGGCTCGGTCTGGAGGTCGTACCCGTCGGTGGTCTTCGAGAAATCAAGGTCTTCTTTCTGTCACATAAGCCTCGACCTTGGCCTTGTGATCGAAAGAAGCTCCGTAAGGGGCGAGTGGCCGGCTCTCCTCACGAAAGCTAAGAACGCCGGCATTCACGTTGCTGGAGAAGAATTTGTAGGGAAAGAAACAACCGAGTCGTCATGACTCGGTGTTTTATTTATAGACTATTCGCAAAGCCAGTTGCTTTCTCTCTTCCCTCTTTCAAAAGCATTTCCAGCGCTTCGCTTGCCTTTTTCCCAAGCTTTTTAAATTCTGCTTCGTCAGCTGGTTTGAATTTTCCTAGGATAAAATCATTCACTGCCTTTTCTCCGCTTGGTTTTTTAATTTTTCCGCCCGCTGTCTCTGGGGAAATGCCCACTCGCAGACGAATAAAGCCTTCGGTGCCTACTGCTCGTATAATAGACTCGATTCCTCGGTGCCCTCCGCTCCCCCGGTTGAACGAAATTTTGATTCTCCCCACCGGCAAATCCAAATCATCTTGAATAACGAGAAGTTTTTCGGCCGCTTTCTTTGATTTTACCAGTGATTTCAGAGCATTCCCAGATTTATTCATAAAAGTATCGGGTTCGACGAGCATTACTTTCTCTTTTCCTACTTTTCCTTCGGACACAAGCGCGTTTATTTTTTTATTCTGCTCCCACTCTGGCAAATTTTGCGACTTTCGGAAAAATTCAAGCATAATCCGCCCCGTATTGTGCCGAGTATTCTCGTATTCTTCTCCAGGATTTCCTAAACCGACAAAAATGTAAGGCATAAATGCGCAGTAAATAATAAAAAGTTGTTTTCATTGTACCTGAAGTGCTCGGCAAAGTAAAAAATGTCGCAAAAATGCACTAAAACACACGAAATCCCCTTGTGTCAAGGAGGCATTCGTAATACAATTTTAGGTAAGAAAAATCTATGGACACTGACAACCCTGTCGTTGATAAAAAAGATGAGAAACAAAAATCTTTTTTGCATCGGGCATGGAATTCGATCCCAGAACTCATCAGATTCATCCTCCTCGCTCTTATTATTGTCATTCCTGTACGAATGTACGTCGCCCAACCCTTCATCGTGAACGGCGAATCAATGGATCCAACATTTAAAGACCGAGATTACCTCATTGTAGACGAACTTACCTACCGATTTGAAGCGCCAAAACGAGGAGATGTGGTGATTCTCAAATATGAATATGGATACGAGAAGGTAAAACCCTATTTTATTAAAAGAATCATCGGCCTTCCCGGAGAGACAGTCACAATAGACGGAAATGCTGTCATTATAAAGAACAAAGCGCATCCCGAAGGTTTCACTTTGAACGAGCCGTACATTGTAGAGAAGAATTTTCCAGACCAAAAGCTTTCTCTCACCCTTGGCGACAAAGAATTTTTCGTCATGGGAGACAATCGCCCCCACAGCAAAGACGCTCGCATCTGGAGCAAGGACGGAACCGCTGAAGCTCTGCAAGAAAAAGATATTTTGGGCCGACCACTCCTTCGCCTCTTTCCTTTCAGTGAAGCAACACTCTTCCCCGGAGAATTTCACGACTACAAAAATTAAACTCGGAAGCCTTTTATTAGCTAACTTTTGTACACAATGCCCACTCTTCAAAAAAAGAGAGCAGCAGACAAAAAAGAAGCGGAAGTGCGAGAAATGAGCCGGCAAGAGCGAAAGCGAAATGAACCTCGCTATACTTTTCTCGAGAAAGCAGACGAGATCGCTCTTTACTACGGCTTCGTACCAATCGCCACTCCGCGGATTAACAAGCACGACACTCTTGTCGCAAAGCTTTTCCGCGAGATCGAACCCTCCGCAAAAGAATCCGAGTGCGAACTCTCTGCATCTCTTTGTCTTGAAGAGAAAATTTCAGTACTCCGAACCTATATGGAAATGAATATGGCGGAATTGCCCCAGCCTGTCATGTTCTATTATAAAGGCCCGATTGCTGTGCCAGCTCGCACAAAGAAAAGTACGCTGAAAAATTATGGCTTGGAAATTTTGGGTACGGGAAAAAGCATGGCAGAGGCAATCATCATAAAAACCGCCCTTACTATTCTCTCTGAAGAAGGATACCAAAATCTTACTCTTGAAATAAACAGCGTGGGAGACAAAGATTCGACAGCTCGATTTATCCGAGAACTTGCAAATTATTACAGAAAAAATCTTTCGCTTTTGCCCGCAGAATGCCGGCAGATTTTCAAAAAAGACGCTTTCCAGCTTCTTTCCTGCGATCACGAGAAATGCAGAGAGCTTGCCGAGGATGCTCCGCAGTCTTTAAGTTTCCTCTCCGAAAACAGCCGAGTTCATTTCAAAGAAGTTTTGGAATATCTTGAGAAGCTCGATATCCCCTACACCATCAACAATCATCTCATCGGCAAAAAAGGCTACGGACAGAGTGTGTTTGAAATACGAAGTGGAGATGCAAAAGACCCGATCGCTATCGGCATGAGATACGACAGCATCACCAAGAAAATCGGACTGAAAAAAGAAATTCCCGCGGTCGGCGTTTCTCTCGCCTACAAAGCCCTCCAGCCAGAACGACTCAAAAAAGTGAAGGGCAAGCTCATGAAGCGGCCGAAATTTTATTTCGTCCAGCTTGGTTTTGAAGCAAAACTGAAAAGTTTGAAAGTCCTTGAGATTCTGCGACAGGCAAAAATTCCCCTTTACCAATCCTTGAGTAAAGATAAACTCGTGGGTCAAATTACGTCTGCAGAAAATTTAAAAATCCCCTACGCAATAATCATGGGTCAAAAAGAAGCAATGGAAGATTCCGTGATTGTTCGTCACATGGAAACCCGCGCGCAAGAGACGGTGAAGATTGAGAACCTCCAAAGATATATCGAAAAAATTAAATAGAAAATAAAAAGAGCGCCTCCGCGAGACGCCCTTCGGTTCAAAGTTGTTACCGATCTGACTTCAGACGGCACACCTCAAGTGGTCAATCGACTTCTTCTCAACGTCGATGATCCACGCGTGACCCTTGGGAATTTCATCGCCGTCAAACT is a genomic window of Candidatus Paceibacterota bacterium containing:
- the lepB gene encoding signal peptidase I gives rise to the protein MDTDNPVVDKKDEKQKSFLHRAWNSIPELIRFILLALIIVIPVRMYVAQPFIVNGESMDPTFKDRDYLIVDELTYRFEAPKRGDVVILKYEYGYEKVKPYFIKRIIGLPGETVTIDGNAVIIKNKAHPEGFTLNEPYIVEKNFPDQKLSLTLGDKEFFVMGDNRPHSKDARIWSKDGTAEALQEKDILGRPLLRLFPFSEATLFPGEFHDYKN
- a CDS encoding His/Gly/Thr/Pro-type tRNA ligase C-terminal domain-containing protein: MPTLQKKRAADKKEAEVREMSRQERKRNEPRYTFLEKADEIALYYGFVPIATPRINKHDTLVAKLFREIEPSAKESECELSASLCLEEKISVLRTYMEMNMAELPQPVMFYYKGPIAVPARTKKSTLKNYGLEILGTGKSMAEAIIIKTALTILSEEGYQNLTLEINSVGDKDSTARFIRELANYYRKNLSLLPAECRQIFKKDAFQLLSCDHEKCRELAEDAPQSLSFLSENSRVHFKEVLEYLEKLDIPYTINNHLIGKKGYGQSVFEIRSGDAKDPIAIGMRYDSITKKIGLKKEIPAVGVSLAYKALQPERLKKVKGKLMKRPKFYFVQLGFEAKLKSLKVLEILRQAKIPLYQSLSKDKLVGQITSAENLKIPYAIIMGQKEAMEDSVIVRHMETRAQETVKIENLQRYIEKIK
- the pth gene encoding aminoacyl-tRNA hydrolase produces the protein MPYIFVGLGNPGEEYENTRHNTGRIMLEFFRKSQNLPEWEQNKKINALVSEGKVGKEKVMLVEPDTFMNKSGNALKSLVKSKKAAEKLLVIQDDLDLPVGRIKISFNRGSGGHRGIESIIRAVGTEGFIRLRVGISPETAGGKIKKPSGEKAVNDFILGKFKPADEAEFKKLGKKASEALEMLLKEGREKATGFANSL
- the gyrA gene encoding DNA gyrase subunit A, with product MPEEKEPKDPAKAHQNVVSRGIVTEMKDSYLDYAMSVITSRALPDVRDGLKPVHRRILFAMHEKGLTASAKFKKSATVVGEVLGSYHPHGDASVYEAMVKMAQTFSFRYPLIIGQGNFGSIDGDGAAAYRYTEAKMSRISSELLRDIEKETVEWRPNYDGSKKEPAVLPAAVPNLLLNGTLGIAVGMATNIAPHNLREVVDATVHLIENSDATTEDLLQFVKGPDFPTGGLIFGWKDIQHAYANGKGPIVCRGEAEIVETKQGAFQIIITSIPYRVNKAELIIKIADLVREKKLEGVKGLRDESAKDIRIVVDIKQGAYPEKVLNFIYKHTQLEDTFHFNTVALVHGVPQTLSLKAILEEFITHRKLIVRRRTEFDLRQAEAREHILLGLSKALDHIDAIIKLIKKSADTPTAHANLMKEYKFSEIQATAILDMKLQRLAGLERKKIEDELKAVQETIKDLKDILKSASRILTIIKNELKEISAKYGDDRRTKLIKHDPKSFSAEDLIPDTESMLVLTAGGYVKRTSPDEYRKQKRGGVGVVDLDTKEEDFITTFLTTSTHNDLLFFTDKGKAYQIKMYEIPEGKRATKGKAIINFLSLAPDEKVTSVLPMSKDIKKQENLSILMVTKEGTGKKVTAENFVEVRRSGLIAIKLDEKDELISASFVDKNQTAIITTSKGQSIRFKESDVRVMGRNAAGVRVMKLSKGDAVIAAEVITAEAKDTMLLGITANGYGKRTPLKEYKIQKRGGSGIKTAKITPKTGALIASRVTTPEETEIVAISKKSQVIRTDIEGIPSLGRQTQGVRIMKLREGDAIASLVTL
- a CDS encoding S1 RNA-binding domain-containing protein — its product is MALKNTLMSAIGMDTKKKSAPKADDAVEVKDAKAGDAHPVEKKKDSIMSKFLNETKNPPVAGDLVEGTVLALDKTGVYIDLPPYGTGIIFGREYLTARDIIKKINVGDSITAKVVDTENPLGYIELSLKEARTALIWTQAEEAIRDKTILELPVKEANKGGLILEWQGIQGFLPASQLKAEHYPRVSEGDKDKILEELRKLVGQKIAVAIIAATPKENKLIFSEKNHEEKDKGKIIEKYKVGDEVEGTVTGIVDFGIFVKVEEGLEGLVHISEIDWALVEDPKQYFKINDRVRTKIIEIKDGKISLSVKALKPNPWIEASKKYKKDDVVKGVVIKFNKHGALASIEEGVAGLVHVSEFGGEAKLREKLELGKTYSFKINLFDPKEQKMALSFVDKK
- a CDS encoding MBL fold metallo-hydrolase; the protein is MIITYQGLEFFKIQQGDITLAINPISKDSKHKGARFGADAVLVTTNHPDMNGVEQMEFGDKKPLVISGPGEYETKGVFIKGFASPSHYSISGGKEIINTVYLVSFDSMNMLFLGALDTVDIPKEITEAIEDIDILFIPIGGEGVLDSAGAHKLAVNLEPKLIIPMHYGMVGKANAFKAFLKEEGEENAKPEEKLTLKKKDLEGKEGEIAVLTAPSA